The following proteins are co-located in the Pomacea canaliculata isolate SZHN2017 linkage group LG10, ASM307304v1, whole genome shotgun sequence genome:
- the LOC112573754 gene encoding very-long-chain enoyl-CoA reductase-like, with amino-acid sequence MAATSGVHADSTMEIQIVHSRSGDIITTLGDLHAKSTVGDIKKAFFKEKSKYYPDRQSFRTEPRGKVIKDTETLESLGIKNGGKLYFKDLGPQVGWTTVFLTEYAGPLVIYLAFYTRPALIYGAEAATLPYAKVVNIAAGCWTFHYAKRLLETIFVHRFSHATMPIRNIFKNSLYYWGFAAFVAYFVNHPLYTPPAYGDIQVYGGLAVFALSELGNFSIHLALRSLRPPGTKERKIPYATSNPFTWLFSLVSCPNYTYEVLSWIAFSVMTQCLPAALFTLAGFYQMAVWAKGKHHNYRKEFSNYPRSRKPIVPFLF; translated from the exons ATGGCCGCGACTTCCGGTGTCCATGCCGACTCCACAATGGAA ATTCAGATTGTTCACTCTCGCAGTGGTGATATCATCACTACACTTGGTGAT ctccATGCAAAATCGACAGTTGGAGACATCAAAAAagctttctttaaagaaa AGTCCAAGTACTACCCAGATAGACAGTCATTCAGAACAGAGCCAA GAGGAAAAGTAATCAAGGACACAGAAACACTTGAGTCCCTAGGTATAAAAAATGGTGGTAAACTTTACTTCAAAGATCTAGGGCCACAAGTAGGATGGACTACA GTGTTTTTGACAGAGTACGCAGGCCCTCTAGTTATATATCTGGCCTTCTACACTAGGCCTGCACTGATTTATGGAGCAGAAGCAGCTACCCTTCCTTATGCTAAAGTTGTGAA CATTGCAGCTGGTTGCTGGACATTCCACTATGCTAAGCGTCTGCTGGAGACCATCTTTGTGCATCGGTTCTCTCATGCTACAATGCccatcagaaatatatttaag AACAGTCTCTACTACTGGGGATTTGCTGCCTTTGTGGCTTATTTTGTCAACCATCCTCTTTATACCCCTCCTG CTTATGGTGACATCCAGGTGTATGGCGGTCTTGCAGTCTTTGCT CTTAGTGAGCTGGGAAATTTCTCCATCCATCTTGCACTCCGCAGTCTTCGCCCTCCGG GGACGAAGGAGCGTAAGATTCCATATGCCACTTCTAATCCCTTTACCTGGCTTTTTAGCCTGGTGTCTTGTCCCAATTACACCTATGAAGTGTTGTCATGGATTGCTTTTTCAGTCATGACACAGTGCCTGCCAG cGGCTCTCTTCACACTTGCCGGCTTTTATCAGATGGCTGTGTGGGCTAAGGGAAAGCATCATAACTATCGCAAGGAGTTCAGCAATTACCCACGCTCCCGAAAGCCTATAGTTCCATTCCTGTTTTAA